The following are encoded in a window of Chionomys nivalis chromosome X, mChiNiv1.1, whole genome shotgun sequence genomic DNA:
- the LOC130867575 gene encoding spindlin-2-like: MDPGTSTQYFWTTEAQGELTDATAGHDFCDNDTNKSATLTKEKPKRKRQRSRCASLAERNIVGCRISHKWKEDDGSITHWKGTVLDQVAINPSLYLVKYDGIACIYSLELHQDERVLALKVLSDRVKPSPVPDPDIADTIIGKVVDHIFEGEHGSKNHWRGVVLAKAPLLNNFFYITYTNDPILYMYELLDDYKEGDLRILQVYNENPPLDVGLKFVDDLVGKEVEYANDDGSTRAGKFIGKIAALPSVYLIKFDDDFHIYVYDFVENV, from the coding sequence ATGGACCCTGGCACCAGCACCCAGTATTTCTGGACCACTGAGGCCCAAGGGGAACTTACAGATGCCACTGCTGGGCACGACTTCTGTGACAACGATACCAACAAATCTGCAACCTTGACCAAGGAAAAACCTAAGCggaagaggcagaggagcagATGTGCGTCCCTGGCCGAAAGGAACATCGTGGGCTGTAGAATTTCCCATAAGTGGAAGGAAGACGATGGTTCCATCACCCATTGGAAAGGAACGGTTCTGGACCAAGTGGCCAtaaatccctctctctatctgGTGAAATATGACGGGATCGCTTGCATTTATTCGTTAGAACTTCATCAAGATGAAAGAGTGTTGGCCCTTAAAGTCCTCTCCGATAGAGTAAAACCATCCCCAGTCCCCGATCCCGACATTGCTGATACAATAATTGGCAAGGTGGTGGATCACATATTTGAGGGGGAGCATGGCTCCAAAAATCACTGGAGGGGGGTGGTTTTGGCAAAAGCGCCTCTTCTTAATAACTTCTTCTATATTACCTATACAAATGATCCCATCTTATACATGTACGAGCTTCTGGATGATTACAAAGAGGGCGATCTCCGAATCCTGCAAGTTTATAATGAGAATCCTCCACTAGATGTGGGTCTTAAATTTGTGGATGATCTCGTAGGAAAAGAGGTTGAATATGCCAATGATGATGGCAGCACAAGAGCGGGCAAGTTCATTGGCAAGATAGCAGCCCTACCATCGGTGTATCTTATCAAATTTGATGATGATTttcatatctatgtctatgattttgTGGAAAATGTCTAA